Part of the Plasmodium falciparum 3D7 genome assembly, chromosome: 10 genome, TCCatcttcatatttatattcatcatttGCTCCAACACTTGTTATATCTAACATTTCATtatctttaatatatttattactacTCTTATAATACCTACTGTTTCTTcgtcttttcctttttccaGTTTCTTCTTCTTTGTCACATTCTCCactttcttcatcatcatcctcATCCTCAACGTCGTCATCATCATCGTCTTCATTTTCGTCGTCTTCTTCTTCCTCCTCCTCATCCTCATCCTCTTCGTCATATTCATCTCCTTTACTTCTTATACTTTTATCTTCGGTAGATGACGAAGAATCAGATGATTCAATACACACGATGGTTTCATTCTTTGCATTTTTCAATATTGTCGATTTAGCTTTCCTTTTTTCAATTACAGGAAATCTTAAAGGTAATCTTTGTAAGTTGGGATctatttcatcatcatcatcatcatcatcataatcatcgtcatcatcaacatcatcattatattcattatccTTAAACTTTGTTCCTCCTccttcatcatcttcttccttctcattattatcataattataataatcatattcattattcaatttattattatttccacGTTTCCTTTTTGATTCTTTATCATCTTTGGATACATCAACATTagcatgtttttttttcttactttttttagaattataataatgttgatTATGATGATGTTTATTGTTTTCATTACTTTTGTGTCGTTCTTTTAATTCATTATCTTCTTGTGTTTCCAAAAAAGCATCTTCTCCTTCTACTTCTTCATTTAGCTCATCTACAAAATTTCCGTTTACTGTTCCTCCAACAACGTTGCTTGACGAGACACCTGATGCTGTTcctctttttatataacctCTTCTTTTCCTTATAGCACTAGCACTATTCTTGTCTACTAACAAATGAGTAAATTTCATGCGTTCACCACTTCTTCTGCTATAATGATTACCTTTTCTATTACTACTAAGTCTACTTGTCGTATTGctgttattgttgttgtttccTTTATCTACCTTGATCAAGGCACCGCTTTTTAGATGACCCTTGCTTGACGATTCGTTATATTCAACATCAGCATCGACATCTACATCTACATCGACATCTACATCTACATCGACATCGGCATCGACATCCATATCTGCATCTACATccctattattattattattattattatcattattattattattattattactgttagtattatattttcgcttttccttttttacaCTACCATCCATTGTAACACCTTCCACATTagcattatttttatttttcgttCTACGACGCTTTCGACCTCCACTTTGTTCATTccctttattattatacaccTCCTCTATCATTCTTAATATTCTCACACATCTCATTTTAATCTTGtcacattttatatttttcatatgacTCAGATTCAAATGCGCATCTGCACATATTTCATTAAATGATCCAAAaccatatacatatattcctCTAATTAAATTTTCATCATCTGTTCTTGTCCATGATTTTACATCTTTTGATGTCAAATCTCttatatgtttaaatatGGAATCAGGAAGTttcaattttaaataatcttTTGAAGAATCAATCATTACATCTAcaggtatattattattattatcattattattattttcgaCTACCTCATTATTCTTAACATTTTCATCTTCAGTTTTTTCGTCCGTTTGGGctttttcattattcttTCCATTTTCGTCGTCTTCTCCTGTAACTTCCtcacatttttttaatggtAACTTAAAACTATACTCATTgtcattattttgttctttaatGAAATTGTGTAAAGCTTCAAATAATTTTAGTCGTTGGCATAAATCTAAAGCATTTGCTCTATTTGTTCCTATAAAAAAAGTGTATGCATCCATTTTCTTCCCTTTATCTATCCCTTTCGCTTTATTATTTCCGCCATCACTTTCGTCATTcgaattttcattatttttcatatgtaaTTGGTCATCATCATTTTGGTTGAGCAAAAGCTCATCCTCCACActgtcatcattatttttatgatgatcatcatcatttttattgttaccatcatttttattattattattattattatcatcatctttGGAAGCCTTGTCTCGAGTTTTCATACCATGACTCATAACACTACTACTGTTACTATTCAATGTACTTCCACGCCTTCTTTTGCTCACCACCGTTCCAATAGTTCCTCCTTCTTCATCCTCCTTTCCAATGGTATCATTAATCAAAGTATCATCCTTTTCTCCCTCTTCCTCaactttctttttattatcatcttgcTTATTCGAATCGTCGCAAGATATcgttgttatattattacttccGGTAGTAGATGCattattatcttcttcaTCCTTTGTATTTAAAGAGGCATCTGGGTTTTCTTCTTCTATTCCTTTCTTCAATTTATTGCCATCTTTTGAATTCACATCAGCCACATCATTATTGGAACCCTTCGTTTTACTATCATCATTGTTTACAACACCATCTACTACTATatccttttcctttttattatcatcaactTGCTCATTTTTTGATACTCTCTCAACTATTTCGTTACATGTCTCAACTATTATATTCAACTCTGTCAATATTACGTTCTTGTCCACTTTGGTCAATTTTGCGTCCTCTTGAATGTCATCCAAACGCAAACTTGGATTTccaaattttaataatgatcTATATAATCTAAACTTATCCTTTTCAGTTATATGTGTTGAGGTTCTTCTCTGtcgtttcttttttaaatgcttactattcttatcattatatttgatTGTAAATTCGTCACTATCctcatcttcattattatttccatGAGCATTGTTATTATGATGAGAGGAACtggtattattataataatgtccATGATCCATATATAATACACTTCTCATATCTTTTGCTCTCGTTTTTCTTGGACCATGTACTAATAACTCCTCCTCTTTCATTCTTTTCAATTTTAATCTTTCTTCTAAGGGAATGGTTTTATCCCAAAAATCTTTATCATTCTCTTCTTCATCTACCTCGTCTGCTTTCGTTGAatcgttatatatattactctTCAAATTTGCTGGAGGCTCATATTTAAATTCtgttatgttattatatgaacTTAACAAATCATCTGCTATACCTCCACTTCCTCCTGTTGCACCATTCGTACCAACCAAATTGGTATTTCCAAATAAACTATTTCcactattaaaaaaattactcGAACCTTGTAACGCATTCAATTCAGAATTCAAACTTAATTCTTTATTTGCATTATTTGCATTTTCATTAATTTCTGCTTCTTCCAAAATTTTATCCAAATCAACATCTACCCCTTTTATCGCATTTTTGTCCTCATCCAATTTTTGAGGTGAATATTTAGAACTGTTCTTTTCCCATAATTTCTGAGCACCAAACTTTAATATTTTAGATAATTCTTCTCTTGTAAAACCATTCGAAGAACCACCTGTCTCCCCACCTACATAATTCACATTGTCATTTTGTTTCTTGTTTAAACCTTGAACAACCAACGTATCTAACACCATCTTTACCTTTGCTCTTTCCAATATAGTCTGTTCAATCGAATCTTTTGTTACTAAACGATATATTTGAACTGTCTTCGTTTGACCAATACGATGTGCTCTTGCTCCTGCTTGTAAATCATTTTGAGGATTCCAATCGGAATCATAGATAATAACCGTATCAGCAGATGTCAAATTAATACCCAAACCACCAGCTTTCGTTGATAATAAGAAAACAAAATCATCTGAATTTTTACTATTAAAATGGTTCATTGCCTTTTTTCTCATTTCTTTGGTCATCGTACCATCCAAGCGTTGATGTTTAAATCCTCTTAAAGTTAAATACTcacttaaaatatttaacatttttaccatttgtgaaaaaattaatacacGATTTCCTCTTTCCTTTAATCTAATTAATAACTTTTCtaataaacaaatttttCCACTCGAATAAACTAAACGTTCTTTATATTCATCCTTATCTAATGGTTCAGCACATAAAAATGGATGATTACATACCTTCTTTAATTCCATACATATATTCTGTAAGGAATTTTTTGCACCACCAGAAGCTTTCGCTAGTTGTTCGTAATTTTTGGTCAAAATGttcttataatattcaaTTTGTATAGGGGATAATTCAACTCTTAATATACGTTCTACTTTATTTGGAAGCGATTTTTCCACATCTTTCTTTACTCTTCTTAATATGACCTCATGTAATTCATGTTGTAATTGTATTAATTGTTTTTGTTTCGCTTCACCAATCAAACTTGTATTTTcgatttcattatatttcttttgaaACGTTTCATAGTAAGTGTATTGTTGTGGATTTAAGAAATGTAACAAGGTCCATAATTCTTCTAAGTTATTATGTAAAGGAGTACcacttaataataatttagatTCTGCCATGAATTGTTTTAATTCAATAAATCTTTTTGATTGtctattttttaattgatGGGCTTCATCAACTACCATTAATTGCCATGgcatttttttcaataacTCGACATCACTAACACTATTTAATATAGATGGTGTAGTGATACATACATCAAATTTGTAACGATATCCTTTATTTGGGacatatactttttttaattcatgaGTTCTAATCAATTCTCTACTCACAGCATTTCCATGATAACATACTACATTTGCTTGAGGTAACCAACTTTTAAACTCATTTAACCAATTATCAACAGTTGACTGTGGTACTATAACTAAATATGGACCAAtcaatttttctttatataacatatgacCAACTACTGCAATGGTCTGCACTGTTTTACCTAAACCCATTTCATCAGCTAAAAGTACACTCAAATTTCTTTTCATTCTACTTACAATCCAATTTAAACCTGTTAATTGATAAGCTCTCAACTTTTTctcatttaaataaaatggaGTTTCATGATAAGGATCAAACTTAGTAACACTTAATGGTCCTCTATTCCATACACTTGCCATAGCTTTCATACCATATATTTTACTTTCCCTATCAAAATATTCTTCAATTAATTTCCCAAATCCATGATCAATTAACGTCTGTTTCGTTTCTTCGGTACATTGGTCATAGGCACAACTAGTCCATTTTACTAAAAATACTTGCTCATTTGTAATATCACTAATTTTGTGCATAACTATTCTCTCTGCTTGAATAGCATCCATTTCGATCTGCTTTTTAATTTCAGAATATATCTTTTCTTGTTCGATTTCATCAGCTGTCATAAACTTTCTTTTTTGAAATGATTGCCttatctttttaatataattgtcTACTTTCTTTATACCATGgaaatttttcaaataatcGTAAGTACAAAAAAAGTTATGAATATGAGATTTGTCTatccattttattaaaaattctaCTTCATTGATATCTTCAATATCTTCTTCTTCGCAAAATTCATCAACTGCATTTGCCTCATCGTTATCtgcattattatttgtttgtttgttagAATCTACGTTTGTCACTTCattcttcttattattattattatcagctaaattttccttttttacattttcattatttatagtttcattatttatagtttcattatttatagtttcattatttatagtttcattatttatagtttcattttttatagtttcattttttatggtttcattttttatagttTCATCTTTCACAACGTCTTCATTATTcacatcattattattatcctttCCAATATTTGCACCATCGTCACATGCACCACTTTTTTCCTTATCATTACTATCTGAGTTTTTCTCATTTCCCTTCAACTTATtcttcttatttatatacaaatatggATTATTACATATACTATTTATCTTATCATAATCCAATATCTTTCTATGATGCAATACTCGATCAATTCCTCCCATGCTCTGCTTTTCTTGTCGCAATAAAAATTTCTCTTCATCAACTCTCTTATCCTCCTCATCGGTCTCAAAATAATTATCTTCCATTTGAGCATAATTATGTACCTTCCTCCTCTGTCTTAAATTAGTTCGGCCTCCTTCAATTGTTCCAATGTTTGGAGATACAAATatgtcatatttttcattctttCGAACCttctcattatatttatcttcggcagtttcataataataagatgATTTTCTTGTACTACTTTTGGTGGTGGTGGATTTTTTCACATACGTATTCACATACaaatcattatcatcattatttccATCATTTACTAAATCACCATTATTATCCATAATAAAGTCATCACCTATTTTTCCTGAAACacctttttttaatttttcttcccCACCTTGTAAACCATTTATTGTTGCTGTTgcattttttgattttttttttttctgagaTGCAGACTTTTTACCTTTGCTCGTTGATAACgcttgttgttgttgttgttgttgttgttgtttagCTCCTAACGAACCTTTTCTtgaatatttcatattatttttatcatccatattattatacatcattccatataaattttcattattattcatatattggtgatcattcatataattattattactcaAACCCATATTCCCTGGAAGAAACtttgaattatttaataatctCATATTCATGTCATTCATACATGAACGACCATTTAAATAACCCatgttattaaaattgtTCATATTCATAAGGTtacttaaattattattacctgCACCACCAACATTACCACTCATAAGTgcttcattataattttttatgttttccatatttttgtatGCATTATATCGATTAAGTCCTACTCCAATACTattcatattcatattattattgttatcattattattatatgcatttaataaattaaaattgttcatattattatataacatactactactactactattattattattattatcacccaTATTATTAAACATGGACATActtgaaaaattattattattattattattattattatttaagtgACTATTCATTAAATTTCTATTAAGCATATTAAAAGaactcatattattattattattattattattaaacataTCCATATTCATtggatattttaaattaaaattcgGATATAAATTATACGGATTAGATGTTGTTCCaccaatattattatttgataaattattcataatattatcattttttgatACATTGGCTGAACTGTCTTTCATCATCTCAATATTTCCTTTATTCAttccatatttattattattttcgtccatgtcattatttttattatatgttttgaaTATCATGGACTCAGCATTATTCCCTATTATCCCTTTAGTATTAAAACTTTctcctcttttttttctcaacTTAGAATCtccaatattattattattattattattattattattatcattattcatCATGTTTGAAGtaccatttttttcattatctcCATTACCTTCCTCTTTCCCCTTTTTGTCCTTATTATTTAAGTTATCATTTAATGCTGATGAGTTATCATATGTCTGATGATAATCATTAacgttattattataacccattttattatatacattcatatatctcatattattatctattaTACTATTTGTTTTTTCAAAAGAAGTACTATTCCTATATGATGCAATATTACATACACTGCTTATACCTTTAACATTCATACTAGGGTTAGAAATAAAACTACCCACAcctttactattattattattaaaaacacTATtagaatttatattattcgaATTTATTGagttactattattattaccactAACGTTATtcatattgttaatatttctattatttaAGTTGATAGTACTTTGTAAGGATTTCATTGGTTGATgtgatgtattattattatctaaacTTCCTCCTCCAGTTTTGTTTAATAAACTCATCGTTTTGTTGTTATTTTCTGCacccatattattattattattattaaaattattatttaatgatgTATTGTTcatcatattatttgtattggAATTTAATCCCATTACTGAGGATGCACCATAATAtgaactattattattactattattattattgttactattattattgttactattattattgttactattattattattattattattattattactactattattactattattattattattattattattcatatatggaTAAAAATTTCCTGCCATATTAAACGAATTGGAATTATTTCGCATTAACATATCATTCCT contains:
- a CDS encoding chromodomain-helicase-DNA-binding protein 1 homolog, putative is translated as MNNNSNMREAVPHFTTDNKNNESENSIMKKNLTSNFMGQVNNNKNSTCSATYLNNTNNMNISKDKNYNSNINNDNASISITNSLLNNDQNMSMRPQMGMNKNCGGGLHNSYQKSLLSSYNMNNMSMNHLMNNSMNRYNSLNNNNYPHQDMNQTNMHMTNIKSALQNNNNNNNNDMKGNNMKQNGYMNNNNMNYQRNDMLMRNNSNSFNMAGNFYPYMNNNNNNNNSNNSSNNNNNNNNNSNNNNSNNNNSNNNNNSNNNSSYYGASSVMGLNSNTNNMMNNTSLNNNFNNNNNNMGAENNNKTMSLLNKTGGGSLDNNNTSHQPMKSLQSTINLNNRNINNMNNVSGNNNSNSINSNNINSNSVFNNNNSKGVGSFISNPSMNVKGISSVCNIASYRNSTSFEKTNSIIDNNMRYMNVYNKMGYNNNVNDYHQTYDNSSALNDNLNNKDKKGKEEGNGDNEKNGTSNMMNNDNNNNNNNNNNIGDSKLRKKRGESFNTKGIIGNNAESMIFKTYNKNNDMDENNNKYGMNKGNIEMMKDSSANVSKNDNIMNNLSNNNIGGTTSNPYNLYPNFNLKYPMNMDMFNNNNNNNNMSSFNMLNRNLMNSHLNNNNNNNNNNFSSMSMFNNMGDNNNNNSSSSSMLYNNMNNFNLLNAYNNNDNNNNMNMNSIGVGLNRYNAYKNMENIKNYNEALMSGNVGGAGNNNLSNLMNMNNFNNMGYLNGRSCMNDMNMRLLNNSKFLPGNMGLSNNNYMNDHQYMNNNENLYGMMYNNMDDKNNMKYSRKGSLGAKQQQQQQQQQALSTSKGKKSASQKKKKSKNATATINGLQGGEEKLKKGVSGKIGDDFIMDNNGDLVNDGNNDDNDLYVNTYVKKSTTTKSSTRKSSYYYETAEDKYNEKVRKNEKYDIFVSPNIGTIEGGRTNLRQRRKVHNYAQMEDNYFETDEEDKRVDEEKFLLRQEKQSMGGIDRVLHHRKILDYDKINSICNNPYLYINKKNKLKGNEKNSDSNDKEKSGACDDGANIGKDNNNDVNNEDVVKDETIKNETIKNETIKNETINNETINNETINNETINNETINNENVKKENLADNNNNKKNEVTNVDSNKQTNNNADNDEANAVDEFCEEEDIEDINEVEFLIKWIDKSHIHNFFCTYDYLKNFHGIKKVDNYIKKIRQSFQKRKFMTADEIEQEKIYSEIKKQIEMDAIQAERIVMHKISDITNEQVFLVKWTSCAYDQCTEETKQTLIDHGFGKLIEEYFDRESKIYGMKAMASVWNRGPLSVTKFDPYHETPFYLNEKKLRAYQLTGLNWIVSRMKRNLSVLLADEMGLGKTVQTIAVVGHMLYKEKLIGPYLVIVPQSTVDNWLNEFKSWLPQANVVCYHGNAVSRELIRTHELKKVYVPNKGYRYKFDVCITTPSILNSVSDVELLKKMPWQLMVVDEAHQLKNRQSKRFIELKQFMAESKLLLSGTPLHNNLEELWTLLHFLNPQQYTYYETFQKKYNEIENTSLIGEAKQKQLIQLQHELHEVILRRVKKDVEKSLPNKVERILRVELSPIQIEYYKNILTKNYEQLAKASGGAKNSLQNICMELKKVCNHPFLCAEPLDKDEYKERLVYSSGKICLLEKLLIRLKERGNRVLIFSQMVKMLNILSEYLTLRGFKHQRLDGTMTKEMRKKAMNHFNSKNSDDFVFLLSTKAGGLGINLTSADTVIIYDSDWNPQNDLQAGARAHRIGQTKTVQIYRLVTKDSIEQTILERAKVKMVLDTLVVQGLNKKQNDNVNYVGGETGGSSNGFTREELSKILKFGAQKLWEKNSSKYSPQKLDEDKNAIKGVDVDLDKILEEAEINENANNANKELSLNSELNALQGSSNFFNSGNSLFGNTNLVGTNGATGGSGGIADDLLSSYNNITEFKYEPPANLKSNIYNDSTKADEVDEEENDKDFWDKTIPLEERLKLKRMKEEELLVHGPRKTRAKDMRSVLYMDHGHYYNNTSSSHHNNNAHGNNNEDEDSDEFTIKYNDKNSKHLKKKRQRRTSTHITEKDKFRLYRSLLKFGNPSLRLDDIQEDAKLTKVDKNVILTELNIIVETCNEIVERVSKNEQVDDNKKEKDIVVDGVVNNDDSKTKGSNNDVADVNSKDGNKLKKGIEEENPDASLNTKDEEDNNASTTGSNNITTISCDDSNKQDDNKKKVEEEGEKDDTLINDTIGKEDEEGGTIGTVVSKRRRGSTLNSNSSSVMSHGMKTRDKASKDDDNNNNNNKNDGNNKNDDDHHKNNDDSVEDELLLNQNDDDQLHMKNNENSNDESDGGNNKAKGIDKGKKMDAYTFFIGTNRANALDLCQRLKLFEALHNFIKEQNNDNEYSFKLPLKKCEEVTGEDDENGKNNEKAQTDEKTEDENVKNNEVVENNNNDNNNNIPVDVMIDSSKDYLKLKLPDSIFKHIRDLTSKDVKSWTRTDDENLIRGIYVYGFGSFNEICADAHLNLSHMKNIKCDKIKMRCVRILRMIEEVYNNKGNEQSGGRKRRRTKNKNNANVEGVTMDGSVKKEKRKYNTNSNNNNNNNDNNNNNNNRDVDADMDVDADVDVDVDVDVDVDVDADVEYNESSSKGHLKSGALIKVDKGNNNNNSNTTSRLSSNRKGNHYSRRSGERMKFTHLLVDKNSASAIRKRRGYIKRGTASGVSSSNVVGGTVNGNFVDELNEEVEGEDAFLETQEDNELKERHKSNENNKHHHNQHYYNSKKSKKKKHANVDVSKDDKESKRKRGNNNKLNNEYDYYNYDNNEKEEDDEGGGTKFKDNEYNDDVDDDDDYDDDDDDDEIDPNLQRLPLRFPVIEKRKAKSTILKNAKNETIVCIESSDSSSSTEDKSIRSKGDEYDEEDEDEEEEEEDDENEDDDDDDVEDEDDDEESGECDKEEETGKRKRRRNSRYYKSSNKYIKDNEMLDITSVGANDEYKYEDGDNLERKKRSSKKDKKKKKNKLKEKKNKRKRKRRKIVDENEIMDKIKNLNINHMDYEQQQHCIKKLVKKCIKKYKKLLKLIKKVILLSVENGNQVNEEENQSQVVLEHEQQEDVLSSGRGRRTRTGTRTSTRTSTRRDMDYKKMEGGRRGGGGKTTSDVTTTNSYEKDENMMNKSMTKILPPEIFEKIEEFIIFIGKYIDKFCSICKDMECREKLIQASWEYVSKFVIIIMDGTNNKSSTTNSKTNSNSSSSRTKGKVNNTVKMNNSEVLRDMYKQWKDKKQVKGSDENNNNDDDDNNNNNDNVIEDEKVFIEFFYAKKASFNKNVRDRNYINNDLYSNSNELVYSKKGNKSEEPLSKVRKNELLEENNLNINDSNESINGEVED